The Chamaesiphon minutus PCC 6605 DNA window CGATCCTGAGTGCGGAGCTACAAGCTATGGAGCAGTTAGACATTCCTTTGTTCGCAGCTAGTGCCTCCAGTGACGAACTCACTGTGAGCGGACATCCATCGATTCGGCACTACTTTAAGCAACCCAGTTACCAGCAGGTGCTGAGCCAATTGCAAGCCCTCGATGAAACCGATCTGTCTCGACAAATCGCGATAATTCAAGGCTCCTTCTGCGCTAAACTGGCGCAAACCTCCAGCCAAGATCGCGATCGATGGGATGCGGAATCGTTACCGTTGCTAAATTCGACAGAACTGATTGAGGCAGCACGGGAAATCGCCTCAGAAATCGCAATTAAAGCTATTCCAGACCCCAACGATAGCGTCAACTGGATTGGCTTAGGCTATGAACTCAGGGCAGAAAGATTCCAACTCCAAGTGTTAACTGATAGCCTTTATGACGGACGTTGTGGGGTTGCTCTGTTTCTGGCGGCACTATCTCAAGTCGATCGCGATCCGCGTTTGGGCAATCTGGCATTGCAGGCGTTACAATCCCTGCGGCGGCAGATCCACACTCTCGATCTTGAATCTCAGCAGCGCACGGCTCGCCTCACTGGAATTGGCGGGGCAGCAGGTTTAGGTGCCACAATCTATACCTTCGTCAAGGTGAGCCAATTTCTAGGCGATCGAACACTCTTGCAAGATGCGCTAGCCTTATCCGCTTGGATCTCACCAGAATCGATCGCTGCCGATCGATATTTGGATATCATTCATGGAGCTGCTGGAGCCATGTTAGGGCTGTTGTCTCTCTATGAAGTAACCAGAGAAACAACGGTATTAGATCGGGCGATTGCCAGTGGAGAGCATTTACTCGCCCACCAAGTCAGCCATAAAGGTGCTCCTAAAGCTTGGCGAACCGCTGGTGAAATTCCGTTAACGGGTTTCTCTCATGGAGCCGCAGGCATCTCCTACGCGCTGCTGCGACTTTACGCTGTTACCCAGGAGCGCAACTACTTAGAAGCTGCCCAAGCCGGAATTGAGTATGAGCGCAACGTTTTTTCGGCCTCCCATGCCAACTGGCCAGACTTCCGCGAACTAGAACACACCGGACAACCTAACTTTCTGGTTCATTGGTGTCATGGTGCAGCGGGAATTGGTTTGGGACGCTTGGGCTGTTTCAACATTGCAAAAACGCCAGAGCTTGAAAGCGAAATTGAAATTGCGCTGCAAACAACTCAGCACTATGGTTTGCAATCGATCGATCATCTCTGCTGCGGCAATATGGGTCGAGTTGAGGTGCTGTTAGTCGGCGCTCAACGCTGCTCCCGTGCGGATTGGCATCGAGTTGCTTTGCACAATGCTACCAATGTTGTGGCTAAAGCCAAGCATACTGGCGCATATCAACTGTTTTCTAACTTACCTAATTCTGTCTTTAATCCTGGCTTTTTCCGAGGTACTGCCGGAATTGGTTATCAGCTCCTGCGTCTAGCACAGCCCGATCGATTACCTTCAGTGTTGTTGTGGGAGTAAATTGCTTGGATTAAGTAATAAATAATAAGTAATAAGTTCTTTTTGAAAATTCATTTCTTACAACGCATCGCCTTCTGATAGAGGGCGATTTTGTTGATTGTTGTTTGAATTAATTCGGTTGGCTTAGAATTGACAAACAATTGGAAGACTACCCAAAAGTGTGAGTATATTCAATTCGTCATTAATTAGAATAGAGCAAAGAGAGCAATTTCGATCTCTTTATCTAAAAACACAACAATCATAGGAGAAAATCATGTCTCACGAGAATATAATTCGGACTTGGAAAGATGAAAACTTTCGTAATAGCTTAAGCAAAAAGGAACGTGCGCTACTGCCAGCAAATCCTGCTGGTTTAGTCGAACTGTCTGATGCCGATTTAAATGCTGTTGCTGGTGGTGCTAAACCTAAAAGCACAAGTCCTTGTTGCACGCATGCCACAAAGTAGTTATGCGCTGTACGGCAGCTAATAGTTATTTGTAAGTCTCCGCTCTTCAGTAGTAGCTCGCCTGTTACTGCTGAAGAGCGAAATTAGATCGTTCTGCGATCGATAGAATAATTACAAAATTACTCAAAGGTGTAGCGTGCATCTACTAGATATTAATTAAAATAGGATCGGAAAGTTATTTACTAAGTAAGTTTCCGAGAGAAAATTTAACAATAACAGGAGAAAAATATGTCTCACGAAAACATTATCCGCGCTTGGAAAAATGAAGGCTTTCGCCAAAGCTTGAGCGACAGCAATTCCAAATTCAGATTTTGACAACTTGGTAGGGTGAGCAGGAGAATAGAGAGACTTCAAAAAGAGAAGCAGAATGGAGCCAATGAAGCTGAGTTTTGGGGTATTGATAGTCTATCTGAACCGAGCAATTCTTCAGATGAAAGATCCGCGCCTTGCCAGCAATGGCACTAAATACACCATCAGAGATGCTGTGTTGGGAGCATTTTCGATGTTTTTCATGCAAAGCGAATCCTTTTTAGAACATCAGCGGCACATGAATAGCAATCAGGGCAAAAGCAATGCTCAGACACTGTTTGGCATGATTAAAATCCCAACAGTGCCGCAAATTCGGAATATCCTGGATGAAATTTCAGCCACAGCACTATTTGGAGTATTCAATCACGTCTATCAGTCTTTAAGACGAGAAGGTCACTTGAAACCGTTTGAATATCTCGGTGGATTACTAGTTGCGCTGGATGGAACTCAGTATTTTGACTCGCACAAACTCAACTGTAAATGCTGTTCGAGCCGTACCCACAAAAATGGCACAGTAACTTACTTCCACAGTGCCATTTTGCCTGTAATAGTTGCGCCTGGGCAATCTCAAGTAATTTCCTTAGCTCCAGAATTCATCACACCTCAAGATGGTCACCAGAAGCAGGACTGCGAAGTGGCAGCAGCTAAACGATGGCTCAAAACTCATGCCCCAGAATTCCAAGGACAAGCAATCACTCTACTCGGAGATGACCTCTACAGTCACCAACCAATGTGTGAACAGGTGATAGCGTCGGGAATGAACTTTATCTTTACCTGTTTAGAAACGTCTCATACTGCTGTTTATGATTGGTTGAAATACTTGGATGGTATTGGCGAGGTGAAAAAGCTAGAAGTGAAACAGTGGAACAGCAATTCAAGCGAATTATATAGCTATCAATATGTGAATGGAATTCCTCTAAGGGACTCCCAGCCAGCAATGAAGGTCAATTGGTGTAAACTAATCCATACCCGCCAATCAGATGGAGAAATATTATATGAAAATTCATTTATTACCCGCCATGAATTAAACGAACAGAGCGTACCTCTGGTTGCTGCGGCTGGTCGATGTCGTTGGAAGACCGAAAATGAAAATCATAATGTGCTCAAAACAAAGGGATATCATCTGGAGCATAACTTTGGGCATGGTCAGCAGCATTTAGCTGCTTGTTTATTGACGCTGAACCTGTTGGCATTCCTTTTTCACACTGTTTTGCATTTAACAGATCTTGCATATGGACAGATTCGTCTCAAGCGTGTTACTCGTAAAGGCTTTTTTCAAGATATCCTCAGTCTTACCAAATATTTACTCTTTGAGAGTTGGCCTTCTTTGATTGATTTCATGCTTTACGGCTCGGCTTCCACTCTGGTCGCCAACTCTTCCTAGATTTTTGAATTTGGAATTGCTGCTTGAGCGAAAAGGAACGTGCGTTACTACCAGAACATCCTGCTGGTTTAGTCGAACTGGCTGATGCCGATCTAAACACTGTTGCTGGTGGTGCTCCGCCAATCCCTTCACGCGCCTGTAGCTATAACCGGGAGTGCCGTTAATTTAGACAAAATTCAGCCAGAGGTGAGCGAAAGCTCACCTCTGAGTGTTAATTTTGATGCTCGAAATACATAATTTGTTTTTCTTCAAAAGTGCAACGCTTCTTGTTATAGATATTTTTGGCATGAAACTTGACAGTATTAAGGCTAATTTGGAGCGAATTGGCAATCTCTTGATAGGAATAAGTTTGGAGTAATAACTGCCATATTTCAACTTCCCGATCGGTTAGATTGTATTTTAGTTGTTCGATCTTTAAGTCTTCTTGAAAACTAGCCGATCGATCTTCCAGAAAAATGAGCAGATAAGGGCAATCGCTCTCTGTTTCCTCTAAGAAACCTTTTAATTCATCTGGTAATCTACAAGCTCGAATCCGAATCTTCTGCTCTGGTGTAAGTTGACACTCGACGATCGAGATCTTCTGTTCGTGAATCTGTCTGAACCGACGCGATAGATCGACGATCGCACTAGTTAATTTTTCTGAGCGATCGAGACTTTCCCCAAGCATTTTGTAGATTTGTTTAGCCTGATGATTTAGATAGATTAGATTCAGTTGAGTAGAAACGACGACGACTCCTTCTTTCATGAACTCCATTAGTCGCTTCTGGAAATCATAAGATCTTGATAAGGATTGGATACTTTCCTGCGCGATCGAGTCATCTATTACTTCTAATCTTCTAAATTGAGATCGGTGCCGATCTAGTGGATGCATTAGTTCTCTACCTCTATTTTTCCAGTGGATAATTTCTATTCTCGATAGATGGATGAATCACTCCTACTTAGACTCTAAGCACGAGTTTTATCATCAACGCTCGGAACAACGCTTGTTGACAATCTCGGCAGGAGTTGCCACCTAATATCTCTAGAATAGGCTCCCCTAGCTAGTTTGACAGCCAGAAAAGATCGGTAAAAGTCTGCTGTTGGCGATCGGAAAAGATCGGAAAAGTCGATCGTAATTTACGAATTATTCTGACTAGAATAAAGATAGATTCTGGCAGGATCTTTGCCAATGACAGCAGATGAAGCCCTAGCATTACTCGATCGACTACTCCAAGAACAGAGTCTCCGAGATCTTCAAGAGCAAGTGTTTCGTCACGCTTGGGAAGGTTGCACCTACCCCAAAATGGCCGAGCTAATCGGTTATGACACTGGATACATCCGCGATATCGGTTACGAACTGTGGCGACAATTAACTCAGGTATTGGGCGAACCCGTCACCAAAAATAATTTGCAAGCGGTACTGCGTCGCCAGCGAGATCGTTCGCCTAAATTAGCTATGCCAGAAGTTACCCCAGCTTCGCCCCCAGATCGAGATTGCTATTGGGGCGAGCAGATCGATGTTTCTAGCGTCATTGGGCGCGAAAATGAACTCCAGCAGTTGGCACGATGGCTGGATGATAATTCTGATGTTAATCCCCTTGAGCCACGTTGTCGGCTGATTTCGATCGTCGGTATGGGTGGCATGGGCAAAACATCAATTGCCGCTAAACTCACTCAAAAGTTAGCAGCCGAGCGCAAATTCGAGCGCATTGTCTGGCAATCCTTACGTAATGCCCCACCGTTGGATAAAATTCTCTTTCAACTTATTGCCTTTGTCTCCCACCAACAACAAACCGAATCTGCGGATACTGTGGATGCGCAGATCTCGCAATTGATGGCATATTTACGCACTACTCGCTGTCTGATTGTCTTCGATAATTTTGAATCGATTCTCTCCCATGGCGGTTATCGGGAAGGTTATGCTGGGTATAGCGAACTCCTCCGCCGGATTGCGACCGAACATCATGCTAGTTGTTTGATATTAACCAGTCGGGAAAAACCCCGAACTTTGATTCATTTAGAAGGAGAATCTGGGGCAGTTTGCACGTTGGATTTACTTGGTTTGAGCGAAATAGAAGTAGCCGAGATCGGTTCTGTGAATGGTTGTCATACAGACGATTCCAGCGATTGGCATCAGTTACAGCAATCTTACTCTGGCAACCCGCTAGCGATTAAAATTGCGGCGACGACCATTCGGGATTTATTTGACGGTAGCGTGAGCGCGTTTTTAGAACAGGGGGTAATTCTCTGCAATGGGATTGAGGCTTTACTGGCACAGCAATTCGCTCGATTGTCCGAGATCGAGCAACAGGCACTGTACTGGTTGGCGATCGGTCGCGAAGCTGTATCGATTTCGCAACTATTAGCAGACTTTATTCTCAGCGGATTTAGATCTCAAGTTTTAGCCGCATTACAATCGTTAGATCGGCAAAGTCTAATCGAAAAAAGTTCGGGCTGCTTTACTTTGCAACCCGTAGTGATGGAGTATGTCACTGCACAATTCATCGAGCGAATATGCGAAGAAATCACCACGTTAGATGTAGCGATTTTTAATAGCCATGCGTTGCTCCAGGCTCAGGCTCAAGACTATGTGCGCGAGAGCCAAGTGCGGATGATTTTAGTGCCGCTGGTCGAAAGACTCATGGGTAAATTGAGATCGAAATTAGAGATTAAACACCAACTCGATCGATTATTAGTGAAACTGCGATCGGAATTTGCTGGTACCGACGGCTATGCAGGTGGCAATTTAATTAACCTGTTGCGGCACTTGCACATCGACTCGACTGGCTACGATTTTTCCGAGTTGTGTATTCGGCAAGCCTATCTGCTCGGCATGAATTTACACGATACTAATTTTGCAAACACCGATTGGGCCAACTCAGTTTTTACCGAAACCTTCGGCAGTATTCACTCTGTCGCCTTTAGTCCAGACGGTCGCTGGTTGGCTAGCGGTGATTTTAACGGCGATATTCGGTTGTGGGATGCCCGCACACATCAACTGCGATCGATCTTGCGCGGTCACACCAATTGGTTACGAGCGTTAACTTTCAGCCCCGATAGTCGAACGCTAGCCAGCGGTGGTTTTGACTGCACCATCCGTCTCTGGGATGTTAATACTAGTGAGTGCTTGCGGACATTTGCCGATCGGACACAGGCGATCCGATCGCTGGCATTCAGTCCCGACGGCAACATCTTAGTCAGTGGCAGTGACGATATGTTAGCCAGCGGTAGCGATAACTGCACCGTGAGACTCTGGGATGTTAATACTGGTGAGTGCTTACAGAAATTCGCCGACTCTACCGAAGCAATCTACTCAGTAGCATTCAGTCCTGACGGTCGAACCATTGCCAGTGGTGATACCGATTCAAACATTCGGCTTTGGAATATCCACAAAGAACGATGCGTTGGAACATGGGAGACTCATCAAGGCAAAGTCTTTGCAGTAGCATTTAGTCCAGATGGTCGAACCATTGCCAGCGGGGGGGATGATGCTACCGTCAAACTCTATAATACCAGTAATGGCGAGTGTTTGAGAACTTGTTTGGGACATAGCGACGGATTGAAGTCGGTAATCTTTAGTCAAGATGGCCAAACGCTCATCAGCGGTGGCAAGGATCGCAACATCAAGCTGTGGGATGTTGGGACTGGACGGTGTTTGAAAACGCTGGTTGGGCATGAGGATTGGATCTGGTCGATCGCTTGCAATTCGGCTCATCAGATCGTGGCTAGTGGTAGTGAAGATCGCACGGTGAGACTCTGGAGTCTGAGTACTGGCAAGTGTCTGAGAGTTTTTCAGGGCTACGCAAATACGATCTATGCGATGGCTTTTGTCCCCCCACCTCTACCAGATATTGCCGCTCCTCAAGCGGTGCTAGCCACTGGATACTTTGGCGGAGCATTACGACTCTGGAATATCCAAGACGTTGGCGTAGCCTCCCCTTCGGGGAATCGATCTACGAGTTTGAGCGGTCATAATAGTTCCATCAGAACGGTAGCCTTCAGTCCAGATGGTCAACTCCTTGCTAGTGGGGGGAACAGTGACAACCCAATTATCAAACTTTGGCGCGTCCGGGATGGCCAGTGCTGTCACATTTTAACTGGACATACCGATGGCTTGTGGTCGGTGGCATTTAGCCCCGACGGTCGAATCCTGGCCAGTAGTAGCCCAGACCATACAATTAGACTGTGGAGTACTTTGACTGGTGAGTGTCTCCAGATTTTAGCAGGGCATACAGATTGGGTCACATCGGTCGCCTTTATTGCCTCACCACCGATGCTGGTGAGTGCTAGTCGCGATCGCACGATTAGAATTTGGGATATCCAGACGGGTGAATGTATGCGGACTTTACAGGGGCAGCAGCTAGCGCTTGTGTCGATCGCGGTGAGTCCTAATGGCGATATTTTGGCTAGCGGTAGTGTCGATCGTACCGTGGCTCTTTGGAATATTAATACTGGTGAATGTTTCCAAGTTTTGCCCGGTCATCAAGCGTTCGTTTGGTCTGTGGCTTTGAGCACCGATGGACGATGGTTAGCCAGTGGTAGCTATGACGGTACCGTCAGGCTTTGGGATGTGCATAGCGGGAAATGTCTAAGGATCTTACAGGGGCATACGCATGGTGTTTTCGCAGTGGCGTTTGTGCCACACTACAGCGCGGATTTTGCCAATCGGCAGTTGCTTGCTAGTACTGGTACTGATGCCACTATTAGATTCTGGGATGTTGCTACGGGTGAATGCGTCAAAATCATTCGATCGCCGCGACCCTATGAAGGAATGAATATTCGGGGCATCCAAGGATTGACTGCTGCCCAGCAGGAAAATTTAACAGCTTTAGGAGCAATTATATAGAATCCATTGGCAATCTTTGAGGGCGATCTTCAGCTAGAAACGTTTATGCTACATCTCTGTTATTAGACTTTACATAACCAACCGACGATCGCCATACCATTGACTCAATTCCTGTTCGATTCCATCCAGGACATTCGTGACAAGTTAAGAAA harbors:
- a CDS encoding mersacidin/lichenicidin family type 2 lantibiotic, whose translation is MSHENIIRTWKDENFRNSLSKKERALLPANPAGLVELSDADLNAVAGGAKPKSTSPCCTHATK
- a CDS encoding mersacidin/lichenicidin family type 2 lantibiotic; this encodes MSHENIIRAWKNEGFRQSLSDSNSKFRF
- a CDS encoding ISNCY family transposase, producing MEPMKLSFGVLIVYLNRAILQMKDPRLASNGTKYTIRDAVLGAFSMFFMQSESFLEHQRHMNSNQGKSNAQTLFGMIKIPTVPQIRNILDEISATALFGVFNHVYQSLRREGHLKPFEYLGGLLVALDGTQYFDSHKLNCKCCSSRTHKNGTVTYFHSAILPVIVAPGQSQVISLAPEFITPQDGHQKQDCEVAAAKRWLKTHAPEFQGQAITLLGDDLYSHQPMCEQVIASGMNFIFTCLETSHTAVYDWLKYLDGIGEVKKLEVKQWNSNSSELYSYQYVNGIPLRDSQPAMKVNWCKLIHTRQSDGEILYENSFITRHELNEQSVPLVAAAGRCRWKTENENHNVLKTKGYHLEHNFGHGQQHLAACLLTLNLLAFLFHTVLHLTDLAYGQIRLKRVTRKGFFQDILSLTKYLLFESWPSLIDFMLYGSASTLVANSS
- a CDS encoding mersacidin/lichenicidin family type 2 lantibiotic; this encodes MSEKERALLPEHPAGLVELADADLNTVAGGAPPIPSRACSYNRECR
- a CDS encoding helix-turn-helix transcriptional regulator, which translates into the protein MHPLDRHRSQFRRLEVIDDSIAQESIQSLSRSYDFQKRLMEFMKEGVVVVSTQLNLIYLNHQAKQIYKMLGESLDRSEKLTSAIVDLSRRFRQIHEQKISIVECQLTPEQKIRIRACRLPDELKGFLEETESDCPYLLIFLEDRSASFQEDLKIEQLKYNLTDREVEIWQLLLQTYSYQEIANSLQISLNTVKFHAKNIYNKKRCTFEEKQIMYFEHQN
- a CDS encoding eIF2A-related protein, which encodes MTADEALALLDRLLQEQSLRDLQEQVFRHAWEGCTYPKMAELIGYDTGYIRDIGYELWRQLTQVLGEPVTKNNLQAVLRRQRDRSPKLAMPEVTPASPPDRDCYWGEQIDVSSVIGRENELQQLARWLDDNSDVNPLEPRCRLISIVGMGGMGKTSIAAKLTQKLAAERKFERIVWQSLRNAPPLDKILFQLIAFVSHQQQTESADTVDAQISQLMAYLRTTRCLIVFDNFESILSHGGYREGYAGYSELLRRIATEHHASCLILTSREKPRTLIHLEGESGAVCTLDLLGLSEIEVAEIGSVNGCHTDDSSDWHQLQQSYSGNPLAIKIAATTIRDLFDGSVSAFLEQGVILCNGIEALLAQQFARLSEIEQQALYWLAIGREAVSISQLLADFILSGFRSQVLAALQSLDRQSLIEKSSGCFTLQPVVMEYVTAQFIERICEEITTLDVAIFNSHALLQAQAQDYVRESQVRMILVPLVERLMGKLRSKLEIKHQLDRLLVKLRSEFAGTDGYAGGNLINLLRHLHIDSTGYDFSELCIRQAYLLGMNLHDTNFANTDWANSVFTETFGSIHSVAFSPDGRWLASGDFNGDIRLWDARTHQLRSILRGHTNWLRALTFSPDSRTLASGGFDCTIRLWDVNTSECLRTFADRTQAIRSLAFSPDGNILVSGSDDMLASGSDNCTVRLWDVNTGECLQKFADSTEAIYSVAFSPDGRTIASGDTDSNIRLWNIHKERCVGTWETHQGKVFAVAFSPDGRTIASGGDDATVKLYNTSNGECLRTCLGHSDGLKSVIFSQDGQTLISGGKDRNIKLWDVGTGRCLKTLVGHEDWIWSIACNSAHQIVASGSEDRTVRLWSLSTGKCLRVFQGYANTIYAMAFVPPPLPDIAAPQAVLATGYFGGALRLWNIQDVGVASPSGNRSTSLSGHNSSIRTVAFSPDGQLLASGGNSDNPIIKLWRVRDGQCCHILTGHTDGLWSVAFSPDGRILASSSPDHTIRLWSTLTGECLQILAGHTDWVTSVAFIASPPMLVSASRDRTIRIWDIQTGECMRTLQGQQLALVSIAVSPNGDILASGSVDRTVALWNINTGECFQVLPGHQAFVWSVALSTDGRWLASGSYDGTVRLWDVHSGKCLRILQGHTHGVFAVAFVPHYSADFANRQLLASTGTDATIRFWDVATGECVKIIRSPRPYEGMNIRGIQGLTAAQQENLTALGAII